The Stappia sp. genome window below encodes:
- a CDS encoding DUF2147 domain-containing protein: MIRLKLACLFAVAAGLALAPAPGRAADATGTWQRPSGSSQIRIAPCGASLCGTLVWLKTPRKDVNNPDPSKRDRSLVGTRTVLGMTPSDKAGQWKGKVYNAEDGKTYRGVMTLEGPNRLKLEGCVLGGLFCKGETWARVK, encoded by the coding sequence ATGATCCGACTCAAGCTTGCCTGTCTGTTTGCCGTCGCCGCCGGACTGGCGCTGGCCCCTGCCCCCGGTCGCGCCGCCGATGCGACCGGCACCTGGCAGCGCCCGAGCGGCAGCTCCCAAATCCGCATCGCGCCCTGCGGCGCGTCGCTATGCGGCACGCTCGTCTGGCTGAAGACGCCGCGCAAGGACGTCAACAACCCGGATCCCTCCAAGCGCGACCGCTCGCTGGTCGGCACCCGCACGGTGCTCGGCATGACGCCGTCGGACAAGGCCGGTCAATGGAAGGGCAAGGTCTACAACGCGGAGGACGGCAAGACCTATCGCGGGGTGATGACGCTGGAGGGTCCCAACCGGCTGAAGCTTGAGGGCTGTGTGCTCGGCGGGCTGTTCTGCAAGGGCGAGACCTGGGCCCGGGTGAAATAG
- a CDS encoding DUF2147 domain-containing protein produces MKGKTGAQAAGRCGGNVARTWRVGCVGAATLLAMTSAASADLAAVAGDWRTPAGATVRISDCGSSACGRIVDFPPPPGETVETTRDVNNRDPAKRDRKILGLAVLFRLQPAEGGLKGRVYDPRRGFSAEATVTRADADRLTVRGCVRLAFRICESETWRRAR; encoded by the coding sequence ATGAAGGGCAAGACAGGGGCGCAGGCGGCCGGGCGATGCGGTGGAAACGTCGCAAGGACCTGGCGCGTCGGATGTGTGGGCGCGGCAACGCTGCTCGCGATGACGAGCGCAGCCTCGGCCGATCTCGCCGCCGTCGCCGGCGACTGGCGCACGCCGGCGGGCGCGACCGTGCGGATCAGCGACTGCGGATCCTCGGCCTGCGGCCGGATCGTGGACTTTCCCCCGCCCCCGGGCGAGACCGTGGAGACGACACGCGACGTGAACAACCGGGACCCGGCGAAACGCGACCGCAAGATCCTCGGCCTCGCCGTGCTGTTCCGGCTTCAGCCGGCCGAGGGCGGCCTCAAGGGGCGGGTCTACGATCCGCGCCGGGGCTTCAGCGCGGAGGCGACGGTGACACGCGCCGACGCCGACCGGCTGACGGTGCGCGGCTGCGTCCGCCTCGCCTTCCGGATCTGCGAGAGCGAGACGTGGCGGCGGGCGCGCTGA
- a CDS encoding glutathione S-transferase N-terminal domain-containing protein: MTATQTKPIELYYWPTPNGWKITIMLEELGVPYEVHYINIGKGDQFAPEFLKIAPNNRMPAIVDPEGPDGQPISVFESGAILQYLGRKFGRFYPADERERVKVEEWLMWQMGGFGPMLGQNHHFRRYAPEKIPYAIDRYLNETHRLYGVLNGQLEGRDFVADDYSIADMAIFGWANSWEGQGMDLAADFPNVWRWFQALKARPAVERGLAVGREERGKHNLAEDKAAQAVLFGQRAR; the protein is encoded by the coding sequence ATGACAGCGACCCAGACCAAGCCGATCGAGCTCTACTACTGGCCGACGCCGAACGGCTGGAAGATCACCATCATGCTGGAAGAGCTCGGCGTTCCCTATGAGGTCCACTACATCAACATCGGCAAGGGCGACCAGTTCGCGCCCGAGTTCCTAAAGATCGCGCCCAACAACCGCATGCCGGCCATCGTCGATCCGGAAGGGCCGGACGGTCAGCCGATCTCGGTCTTCGAATCCGGCGCCATCCTGCAGTACCTCGGGCGCAAGTTCGGCCGCTTCTATCCCGCCGACGAGCGCGAGCGGGTGAAGGTCGAGGAGTGGCTGATGTGGCAGATGGGCGGCTTCGGCCCGATGCTCGGCCAGAATCACCATTTCCGCCGCTACGCGCCGGAGAAGATTCCCTACGCCATCGACCGCTACCTCAACGAGACGCATCGGCTCTACGGCGTGCTCAACGGGCAGCTCGAGGGGCGCGATTTCGTTGCCGACGACTATTCCATCGCCGACATGGCGATCTTCGGCTGGGCCAACAGCTGGGAAGGGCAGGGGATGGACCTCGCCGCTGACTTCCCCAATGTGTGGCGCTGGTTCCAGGCGCTGAAGGCGCGTCCCGCCGTGGAGCGCGGGCTGGCGGTCGGGCGCGAGGAACGCGGGAAACACAATCTCGCAGAGGACAAGGCCGCGCAGGCCGTGCTGTTCGGCCAGCGCGCCCGCTGA